A genome region from Maridesulfovibrio salexigens DSM 2638 includes the following:
- a CDS encoding restriction endonuclease, producing the protein MSERKRNPHQSIRAYCLWCMGGSPQLVRECEDSDCSLYELRGPKTEESQRTCIRAIRRHCLACTVGDRQAIRDCKEKECVIRRFRFGVHPKTMQKRRKRRLEKSHLMLPGL; encoded by the coding sequence TTGAGCGAACGGAAAAGAAATCCTCATCAGTCCATCAGGGCCTACTGCCTGTGGTGTATGGGCGGCAGCCCGCAGCTTGTCAGGGAATGTGAGGACAGCGACTGCTCTCTTTATGAACTGCGCGGACCCAAGACCGAGGAGTCACAGCGAACCTGCATCCGGGCCATCCGCAGGCACTGCCTTGCCTGTACAGTCGGCGACCGTCAGGCCATCCGCGATTGTAAAGAAAAAGAATGCGTGATTCGCCGTTTCCGCTTTGGTGTCCATCCCAAAACCATGCAGAAACGCAGAAAACGGAGACTTGAGAAAAGCCATCTCATGCTTCCCGGGCTTTAG
- a CDS encoding 3D domain-containing protein, whose protein sequence is MKKFQNLILIIAALFLVSGCLGEEKTVTMKVASTAYTSHVSQTSSTPFIGAWGDDLKPGMKAIAVSRDLIPKGLGRNTKVKIEGLSGEYVVKDKMNKRWTDKIDIYMGLDTKAAKEWGKREVTITFEKKETK, encoded by the coding sequence ATGAAAAAATTTCAAAACCTGATACTTATTATCGCCGCCCTTTTTCTGGTTTCAGGCTGTCTTGGCGAAGAGAAAACTGTAACTATGAAAGTGGCTTCAACTGCTTACACCTCACATGTATCCCAGACCTCCTCCACCCCTTTTATCGGTGCATGGGGAGATGATCTCAAACCGGGAATGAAAGCCATCGCCGTTTCGCGGGATTTGATCCCCAAAGGACTGGGCCGCAACACCAAGGTCAAAATCGAAGGTCTTTCCGGCGAATACGTAGTCAAAGACAAGATGAATAAACGCTGGACCGACAAGATCGATATCTACATGGGTCTCGACACGAAAGCCGCCAAAGAATGGGGCAAACGGGAAGTGACCATCACTTTTGAAAAAAAAGAAACCAAATAA
- a CDS encoding shikimate kinase, with protein MAKEYIEMTDIEYVVDEQEKKSVYVPGMAKDMLIGGRDSGNVFILCLNDELRKSIAAKVAEKLNREYLVVSRSDGNPVLEKVAGGDNQIVSLPRGAAKSEKVRQMLKDNGKVIFIMCDFMSLLNASDGSDDAREQISLMLNRFEPSFMEAAHHVVRSDQSEEEILQDVLEKIAI; from the coding sequence ATGGCGAAAGAATATATTGAAATGACTGACATTGAGTATGTTGTTGATGAACAGGAAAAGAAAAGTGTTTATGTGCCGGGAATGGCAAAGGATATGCTCATCGGCGGGCGTGATTCAGGAAATGTGTTTATTTTGTGTTTGAATGATGAATTGCGTAAATCCATTGCCGCCAAGGTTGCTGAGAAGCTGAACCGGGAATATCTCGTAGTCAGTCGCAGTGACGGTAACCCGGTGCTGGAAAAGGTTGCCGGAGGTGATAACCAGATTGTAAGCCTGCCCCGCGGTGCAGCCAAGTCCGAGAAAGTTCGTCAGATGCTCAAGGATAACGGCAAGGTCATTTTCATTATGTGTGATTTCATGAGTCTGCTTAATGCATCTGACGGCTCAGATGATGCTCGTGAACAGATTTCGTTGATGCTTAATCGCTTTGAACCGAGCTTCATGGAAGCAGCGCACCACGTAGTGCGTTCCGATCAGAGCGAAGAAGAAATTTTGCAGGATGTTTTAGAGAAGATTGCTATTTAA
- a CDS encoding AzlD domain-containing protein, whose product MDQQTILFTLFGMMAVTYIPRMLPAIALSSRDLPPIVAKWLSYVPTAVLSALLAPSLLAPEGVIDLTFSNLYFWVAVPTFAVAIFTRNFFGTVAVGMGLVAAARYFL is encoded by the coding sequence ATGGATCAGCAAACAATACTTTTCACTCTTTTCGGCATGATGGCAGTGACCTACATTCCGCGCATGCTCCCGGCCATAGCCTTGAGCTCCCGCGACCTTCCGCCCATCGTGGCCAAGTGGCTTTCTTATGTGCCCACTGCGGTTCTTTCTGCTCTTCTGGCCCCGTCACTGCTTGCGCCCGAAGGAGTAATCGATCTGACTTTCAGCAACCTTTACTTTTGGGTAGCAGTACCTACCTTTGCGGTAGCCATTTTCACCCGTAATTTCTTCGGCACCGTGGCTGTCGGCATGGGACTGGTGGCAGCAGCCAGATATTTCTTGTAA
- a CDS encoding AzlC family ABC transporter permease, whose protein sequence is MESVMNSQKIKQNNVLLSAFKQALPIVLGYLPVGFAYGVLARKSGISIDNTVIMSLIVFAGSAQFIAVGLIASGASALSVIITTFIVNLRHMLMSAALSPYLKKWSKLEIAGFTFQLTDESFAVHSTRFAEGDTHKGETFLINSIAQAAWVGGTVLGIFSSTLINDVKPMGLDYALPAMFIALLIFQIKDKSHVIVGLITGLLSTALALGGAGQWNVIIATLIGATLGAAVKWGNK, encoded by the coding sequence ATGGAATCAGTAATGAATTCCCAAAAGATAAAACAAAACAATGTCTTGCTTTCAGCATTCAAACAGGCCCTGCCCATCGTACTGGGATACCTGCCTGTAGGATTTGCTTACGGTGTTTTGGCCCGCAAGTCTGGAATTTCCATCGATAACACAGTGATAATGTCCCTGATAGTCTTTGCCGGGTCAGCGCAGTTCATCGCTGTGGGCCTCATCGCTTCCGGTGCTTCCGCACTTTCAGTGATCATTACCACCTTCATCGTAAACCTGCGCCATATGCTCATGTCCGCGGCCCTTTCCCCTTACCTGAAGAAATGGAGCAAACTAGAAATTGCAGGTTTCACCTTTCAGCTTACCGATGAAAGTTTTGCTGTCCATTCCACCCGCTTTGCTGAAGGCGATACCCATAAGGGCGAAACCTTCCTGATTAACTCCATTGCCCAAGCTGCGTGGGTCGGCGGTACCGTGCTGGGTATATTTTCCAGCACACTCATAAATGACGTAAAACCCATGGGTCTCGATTACGCTCTTCCGGCCATGTTCATCGCCCTGCTCATTTTCCAGATCAAGGATAAGAGTCATGTCATTGTTGGGCTCATCACCGGACTGTTATCAACCGCACTGGCTCTCGGCGGCGCAGGACAATGGAATGTAATCATCGCCACACTGATCGGCGCAACACTTGGCGCAGCGGTTAAATGGGGGAATAAATAA
- a CDS encoding glycosyltransferase family 2 protein encodes MVNDKKVVMVMPAYNAASTLKKTLDELPADVVDEILLVDDCSRDDTVSQAESLGIKTVVHSCNTGYGGNQKTCYRTALEMGADVVVMVHPDYQYTPLIISAMVSPIANGVFDCMLGSRILGTGARKGGMPLYKYISNRALTWFQNLLVGYHLSEYHTGYRAFSRELLENIPFDDNSDDFVFDNQMLCQIIYSGYDIGEVTCPTRYMDDSSSISFARSVKYGLGVLRCSCETLGYRLGWLKSDFLKNVPRKGQAE; translated from the coding sequence ATGGTTAATGATAAAAAAGTTGTGATGGTTATGCCTGCTTATAATGCGGCATCTACCTTGAAAAAGACTCTGGACGAACTGCCTGCAGATGTGGTGGACGAAATTCTTCTGGTTGATGATTGCAGTCGCGACGATACTGTTTCACAGGCAGAAAGCCTCGGCATAAAGACTGTAGTCCATTCATGCAATACCGGTTACGGCGGGAACCAGAAGACCTGTTACCGCACAGCCCTTGAAATGGGGGCCGATGTGGTGGTTATGGTTCACCCGGATTACCAGTACACCCCGCTGATTATTTCAGCCATGGTTTCGCCCATTGCCAACGGAGTTTTTGATTGCATGCTCGGATCAAGAATTCTGGGCACCGGGGCGCGCAAAGGCGGCATGCCTCTCTATAAGTATATTTCCAACCGCGCTTTGACATGGTTCCAGAACCTGCTGGTCGGTTATCATCTTTCTGAATACCACACCGGTTACCGGGCTTTTTCTCGCGAATTGCTGGAAAACATTCCTTTTGACGATAACAGCGATGACTTTGTTTTTGATAACCAGATGCTCTGCCAGATTATTTATTCCGGTTATGACATCGGAGAGGTTACCTGTCCGACCAGATACATGGACGACTCTTCTTCGATCAGCTTTGCCCGTTCAGTTAAATACGGTCTGGGCGTACTGCGCTGCTCCTGTGAAACCTTAGGTTACAGGCTGGGCTGGTTGAAAAGTGACTTTTTGAAAAATGTTCCCAGAAAAGGACAGGCGGAATAA
- a CDS encoding PLP-dependent aminotransferase family protein: protein MNLDSSDNQYRYKKVEQELSKHIEAGDLVPGDKLPSLRQMSKTLKVSISTVAHAYEELEKRGLIESRPRSGYYVRSEFRTIPTPEIKTTQKLEPHAVTKNKLINTALETVGNKDLLPLGVVCPSNDLLPTRQLAKIMNSVIRENPLDTAGYEMIPGNLDLRRQIAFRSVDCGSNVTADELIITTGAMEALYISLRTLTRPGDLVLIQSPSYYCFLQLVENLGLRAIEMPSCPKRGINPERVDDITRTFDIKACIFSPNFNNPDGSLTSDARKKEIVEILAKRKIPLVEDDVYGEIYFGDSRPRTLKSYDREGGVLLCSSFSKTIAPGYRVGWLSPGRYLEKALEIKATTNVSCVAATQMAIARYLRETLYDRHLKKLRAAMKDQMQKMRTEIGLAFPEGTKVTNPKGGSVLWVELPEGKDGVELFFKAREEGIGIVPGTVFSPQDVFSNYIRLSSGSLWSDEIQAGVRRLGELAAE from the coding sequence ATGAATCTGGACAGTTCAGACAATCAGTACAGATATAAAAAAGTTGAACAGGAACTTTCAAAGCATATTGAAGCCGGTGATCTTGTGCCCGGTGACAAGCTGCCGTCTTTGCGTCAGATGAGCAAAACCCTTAAAGTCTCCATTTCAACTGTCGCGCATGCTTACGAAGAGCTGGAGAAACGTGGTCTCATCGAATCCCGTCCGCGTTCCGGTTATTACGTGCGTAGCGAATTCCGCACTATCCCGACTCCGGAGATCAAAACCACCCAGAAGCTGGAACCGCATGCAGTCACCAAAAACAAGTTGATCAACACCGCCCTCGAAACTGTCGGGAATAAGGACTTGCTGCCGCTGGGTGTTGTCTGTCCCAGTAATGACCTGCTGCCTACCCGCCAGCTTGCCAAGATCATGAACAGCGTTATCCGGGAAAATCCGCTCGATACCGCCGGTTATGAAATGATCCCCGGCAACCTTGATCTGCGCCGCCAGATAGCCTTTCGGTCTGTGGATTGCGGTTCGAATGTAACCGCCGATGAATTGATCATCACCACTGGTGCCATGGAAGCCCTGTATATTTCTCTGCGTACCCTGACTCGCCCCGGCGATCTGGTCCTGATCCAATCACCTTCCTACTACTGTTTTTTGCAGTTGGTGGAGAACCTTGGTTTACGGGCCATTGAAATGCCGTCCTGCCCCAAGCGGGGGATCAATCCGGAACGGGTGGATGATATCACCCGTACTTTTGACATTAAGGCCTGTATTTTTTCGCCCAACTTCAACAATCCAGACGGGAGTCTGACTTCAGATGCCCGCAAGAAGGAGATCGTTGAAATCCTTGCCAAACGTAAAATTCCGTTAGTCGAGGATGATGTCTACGGGGAAATTTATTTCGGTGATTCCCGGCCCCGCACTTTAAAGTCCTATGACCGTGAAGGCGGAGTTCTTCTCTGTTCATCCTTTTCAAAGACCATTGCCCCCGGTTATCGGGTGGGGTGGTTATCTCCGGGACGTTATCTGGAAAAAGCCCTTGAGATTAAGGCTACCACCAATGTATCTTGCGTAGCCGCCACCCAGATGGCTATCGCCCGCTATCTGCGTGAAACCCTTTATGACCGCCATCTCAAGAAACTTCGTGCGGCTATGAAGGATCAGATGCAGAAGATGCGTACCGAGATCGGTCTCGCCTTCCCCGAAGGTACCAAGGTCACCAATCCCAAGGGCGGTTCAGTGCTCTGGGTGGAGCTGCCCGAAGGTAAAGACGGGGTGGAGCTTTTTTTCAAAGCCCGCGAAGAAGGTATCGGCATTGTGCCCGGAACCGTCTTTTCGCCGCAGGATGTATTTTCAAATTACATCCGGCTGTCCAGCGGGTCACTCTGGAGTGACGAAATCCAAGCCGGAGTCCGAAGGCTTGGAGAACTGGCTGCTGAGTAG
- the cbiQ gene encoding cobalt ECF transporter T component CbiQ — MQQLTEPFAYGNSIIHSMHPGFRLACAFLFSLAGALVTNLAAATSVLAAGIIFAIAARLSLSNLLKRLLIVNFFILFLWIFLPFSRSGEPLFNIGPLTATLEGIIYTAIITLKSNGVILAMTALISTMEVQTLGAAMQSLKLPDKLCRLLLFSWRYVHVMSMEYNRMRRAAAMRAFSPRTDFRTYRTYAWLMGMLLVRSMDRAHRVWQAMLCRGFDGTFHTLTTFSTGKRDIALLLATLGCITTFIFLEFNKIEVLL, encoded by the coding sequence TTGCAGCAGTTAACTGAGCCATTTGCCTACGGCAACTCAATCATCCATTCCATGCATCCCGGATTCCGGCTGGCCTGCGCTTTCCTTTTTTCCCTTGCAGGGGCACTGGTTACAAATCTTGCTGCAGCAACAAGTGTACTGGCAGCAGGCATCATATTCGCTATTGCAGCACGGCTATCTCTATCAAATCTGCTTAAACGGCTGCTTATCGTAAACTTCTTTATTCTTTTCCTCTGGATATTCCTGCCCTTCTCCAGATCCGGGGAACCGCTTTTCAACATCGGTCCTCTTACCGCGACACTTGAAGGAATCATCTACACTGCAATTATCACCCTGAAATCAAACGGGGTGATTCTCGCCATGACAGCCCTGATCTCTACCATGGAAGTTCAAACACTTGGAGCTGCCATGCAGTCCTTGAAGCTTCCTGACAAACTATGCCGCCTGCTCCTTTTCAGCTGGCGCTACGTGCATGTGATGAGCATGGAATACAATCGAATGCGCCGTGCCGCAGCTATGCGCGCTTTCAGTCCCCGGACTGACTTTAGGACCTACCGTACATATGCATGGCTTATGGGTATGCTGCTGGTCCGCAGTATGGACCGAGCACATAGAGTCTGGCAGGCCATGCTTTGCCGGGGCTTTGACGGGACATTCCACACCCTCACCACTTTCAGCACCGGAAAACGGGATATCGCCCTGCTGCTGGCAACCCTTGGCTGCATCACTACTTTTATTTTTCTTGAGTTTAATAAAATCGAGGTCTTGCTGTGA
- a CDS encoding dimethylarginine dimethylaminohydrolase family protein: MFSKAIVRTPAESLGQGITEAGLGCPDMELTRAQHNNYIEYFKQAGISVTVLPAVEEFPDSVFVEDTAVMIPHGNETAAFLTCPGAESRRGEVDEIDAAIADQTDAIIRMQGDGLMEGGDVLLMGKTFYVGIDSRTNALGCEQFTKAAARFGYKTVPVPFDNGMPHLKTELSALDEETLIMSARFAEREEFAGFKKIIVPEGEEYCSNCLYLGQKLLAPQGFPKTAELLDKNGFKPDYIDMSEFRKMDGGLTCLSLRW; this comes from the coding sequence ATGTTCAGCAAAGCAATTGTCAGAACCCCGGCGGAAAGCCTCGGGCAGGGAATAACCGAAGCAGGCCTCGGCTGCCCGGACATGGAACTGACCCGTGCCCAGCACAATAATTACATTGAATATTTTAAACAGGCCGGAATCAGTGTGACCGTACTGCCTGCGGTGGAAGAATTTCCGGATTCCGTCTTTGTGGAAGATACTGCGGTCATGATTCCGCATGGCAATGAAACCGCTGCATTTCTCACCTGCCCCGGAGCCGAATCAAGACGCGGCGAAGTGGATGAAATTGACGCAGCCATTGCAGACCAGACCGATGCCATCATCCGTATGCAGGGTGACGGACTCATGGAAGGTGGCGATGTATTGCTCATGGGCAAGACATTTTACGTGGGCATTGACAGCCGCACCAATGCGCTGGGGTGTGAACAATTTACCAAAGCCGCTGCCAGATTCGGCTACAAGACTGTTCCGGTGCCCTTTGATAACGGCATGCCCCATCTCAAGACCGAACTATCGGCCCTTGATGAGGAAACCCTGATTATGAGCGCCCGTTTTGCTGAGCGTGAGGAATTCGCCGGGTTTAAGAAGATTATAGTACCCGAAGGCGAAGAATACTGCTCCAACTGTCTCTATCTGGGACAAAAGCTGCTTGCTCCGCAAGGCTTCCCAAAGACAGCTGAACTGCTGGATAAAAACGGATTTAAACCTGATTATATAGACATGTCGGAATTCCGCAAAATGGACGGCGGACTGACCTGCTTATCTTTACGCTGGTAA
- a CDS encoding tetratricopeptide repeat protein — MSDKKKAQKLSRRGFLFGGFRKKEDREQAQSAAKPIAAKEVNLDTLAEANVAYENGRFEEAAAKYKEFIKTEPQNADARKRLGHCLYKAEKYIQAKVEFERAIRILGKDNFSYLYLGLLLCRAGAGKKAIPVWKLYFDPENITLQREINLQIALIESDPEASFEDAANMVEKVIEETSMLA; from the coding sequence ATGTCGGATAAAAAAAAGGCCCAAAAACTTTCCAGAAGAGGATTCCTTTTCGGAGGATTCAGAAAAAAAGAAGACCGTGAACAGGCCCAGAGCGCGGCCAAACCCATTGCCGCCAAGGAAGTTAATTTAGATACTTTGGCTGAAGCAAACGTAGCCTATGAAAATGGACGTTTTGAAGAAGCTGCCGCCAAGTACAAAGAATTCATCAAGACCGAACCGCAAAACGCCGATGCCCGCAAAAGACTTGGCCATTGCTTATACAAAGCCGAAAAATACATCCAAGCCAAAGTTGAATTCGAACGTGCTATCCGCATCCTCGGCAAGGATAACTTCTCCTATCTATATCTCGGCCTGCTGCTCTGCCGTGCCGGAGCCGGGAAAAAGGCAATCCCTGTCTGGAAACTATATTTCGATCCTGAGAACATCACCCTGCAGCGTGAAATCAACCTGCAAATTGCACTCATTGAATCAGATCCGGAAGCATCCTTCGAAGACGCCGCCAACATGGTGGAAAAAGTAATCGAAGAAACTTCTATGTTAGCTTAA
- a CDS encoding Tex family protein: MNSKNISRISSELSIPDKNVKAVVSLLDEGATIPFISRYRKEATGSLDEVAVANISDLFEKLKELDKRRETVLKSIDEQGKLDDGLRKRIDAAETMRQLEDLYLPYKPKRKTKGQAAIQKGLEPLAYKIFAQKCDPVQEAQAFVSAAKGVESVDDALAGARDIIAEKIAENTVSREAVRSLFERKALIESKPTKAAQADENKDKASKFRDWFDWREPAKKAAGHRILALFRGERDKFLKVSIRPEEAEGLDILHRKLVRSNSAASKQVELAATDSYKRLLAPQMETELRGMLLEKADTEAINIFAANLREILLAPPLGGKRVLALDPGFRTGAKLVCLDAQGTLLHNETIYPVTSEGKKKEAARIVRSLVEKYDIEAVAIGNGTAGRETEQFVKELDLDSSIQVIMVNESGASVYSASEIAREEFPDYDITVRGAVSIGRRLMDPLAELVKIDPKSIGVGQYQHDVDQKGLAESLGRVVESCVNMVGVELNTASARLLQSVSGLGPVLAANVIKFREENGPFSSRKELLKVPRLGPKAFEQCAGFLRIRGAKNPLDGTAVHPERYKAVAGIAKDLGADVADLIKSSELRAKINLEDYVSEDLGLPTLKDIMKELEKPGRDPRKQFEAVKFDDSVKEVSDLREGMILNGIVTNVTAFGAFVDIGVHQDGLVHISRMADDFVRDPATVVHPGQALKVKVLDVDIQRKRISLSMRQSDM; the protein is encoded by the coding sequence ATGAATTCTAAAAATATCTCCCGTATTTCGTCTGAACTGAGTATTCCTGATAAAAATGTAAAAGCTGTTGTGTCCCTGCTTGATGAAGGGGCTACTATTCCTTTTATTTCCCGTTACCGTAAAGAAGCAACCGGCAGTCTTGATGAAGTTGCAGTTGCAAATATCAGCGACCTTTTTGAGAAACTTAAGGAGCTGGATAAACGCCGCGAGACTGTTCTCAAATCCATTGATGAGCAAGGCAAGCTTGATGACGGTCTGCGCAAGAGAATTGATGCAGCCGAAACCATGCGCCAGCTTGAGGATTTATACCTTCCTTACAAACCCAAGCGCAAAACCAAGGGGCAGGCCGCAATTCAGAAAGGTCTTGAACCTTTGGCCTATAAGATTTTTGCCCAGAAGTGTGATCCTGTTCAGGAGGCACAAGCTTTTGTATCAGCCGCCAAGGGCGTGGAATCTGTGGACGACGCTCTTGCCGGGGCACGTGATATTATTGCCGAGAAGATTGCCGAGAACACGGTCAGCCGTGAGGCGGTTCGGTCTTTGTTTGAGCGTAAGGCCTTGATTGAATCCAAGCCCACCAAGGCAGCACAGGCCGATGAAAACAAGGACAAGGCTTCCAAGTTCCGGGATTGGTTTGATTGGCGCGAGCCTGCAAAAAAAGCTGCGGGCCACCGCATTCTGGCTTTGTTTCGTGGTGAGCGTGATAAGTTTCTGAAGGTATCCATCCGCCCGGAAGAAGCTGAAGGTCTGGATATTCTGCACCGCAAGCTGGTCCGTTCCAATTCCGCAGCATCGAAACAGGTAGAGCTGGCCGCAACCGATTCCTATAAGCGTTTGCTGGCTCCGCAGATGGAAACCGAATTACGCGGAATGCTGCTGGAAAAGGCTGACACTGAGGCCATTAATATTTTTGCCGCTAACCTGCGAGAAATTCTGCTGGCTCCTCCCTTGGGCGGTAAGCGGGTGCTGGCTCTTGATCCTGGTTTTCGTACCGGAGCCAAGTTGGTCTGCCTTGATGCTCAGGGTACCTTGCTCCACAATGAGACCATTTATCCGGTCACTTCTGAAGGCAAGAAGAAAGAAGCAGCGCGTATCGTTCGTTCTCTGGTCGAAAAATATGACATCGAAGCTGTTGCCATCGGTAACGGTACTGCCGGACGTGAGACCGAGCAGTTCGTGAAAGAGCTGGACTTGGATAGTTCAATTCAGGTGATCATGGTCAATGAATCCGGTGCTTCGGTCTATTCGGCCTCGGAGATCGCCCGTGAGGAATTTCCTGATTATGACATTACCGTGCGCGGAGCGGTTTCCATTGGACGCAGGCTCATGGATCCGTTGGCGGAGCTGGTCAAGATCGATCCTAAATCCATCGGCGTGGGACAATACCAGCATGATGTGGATCAGAAAGGTTTGGCAGAAAGTCTTGGCAGGGTTGTTGAATCTTGCGTGAACATGGTTGGTGTTGAGCTCAATACTGCCAGTGCGCGGTTGCTGCAATCCGTTTCCGGGCTTGGTCCGGTACTGGCCGCAAATGTAATTAAATTTCGAGAGGAAAATGGTCCCTTCAGTTCTCGCAAGGAACTGCTCAAGGTTCCCCGTCTCGGCCCCAAGGCTTTTGAACAGTGCGCTGGTTTCCTGCGTATCCGCGGGGCAAAGAATCCGCTTGATGGAACTGCGGTACACCCGGAACGCTATAAGGCTGTAGCAGGGATTGCCAAGGACCTCGGCGCTGATGTTGCCGACCTGATCAAGTCATCGGAGTTGCGGGCCAAGATCAATCTGGAAGATTATGTTTCCGAGGATCTCGGTTTACCAACTCTAAAAGATATCATGAAGGAACTAGAAAAACCGGGACGTGACCCGCGTAAGCAGTTCGAAGCTGTGAAGTTTGATGATTCCGTAAAGGAAGTCTCAGATCTGCGTGAAGGTATGATTCTTAACGGTATTGTGACCAATGTCACCGCTTTCGGAGCCTTCGTGGATATCGGGGTACATCAGGACGGATTGGTCCACATCAGTCGCATGGCTGACGATTTTGTGCGTGATCCGGCAACTGTTGTCCATCCGGGACAGGCATTGAAAGTCAAGGTCTTGGATGTCGATATTCAGCGTAAAAGGATATCGCTGAGCATGCGCCAGTCTGATATGTAA
- a CDS encoding class I SAM-dependent methyltransferase, translating to MSRNAELKKIVAEVGEDLIWRPLYDSEKNPLAGGIGNEIDGIDPEFKELDFTGKTVCDLGCNMGFFSFYAMRHGARKVVGYDLDSRVVAGAKKLADLYCVDNVDFCICNFTKTEPDRTFDMGMLIDIIGKAGIRNGWLDSMLRGLEKRSESEMLLTFRPVYIVDRHLSLTIKEFLEIYPKAKVEDDVFYLLDYVIEFYAENWEMTYISKEHPEKRYYKNTVHFKRK from the coding sequence ATGAGTAGAAACGCTGAATTGAAAAAGATTGTTGCAGAGGTTGGCGAAGACCTTATCTGGCGTCCGCTTTATGACTCGGAAAAGAATCCCCTTGCTGGGGGCATAGGCAATGAAATTGATGGCATTGATCCTGAATTCAAGGAGCTTGATTTCACGGGTAAAACTGTTTGTGATCTTGGCTGCAACATGGGATTTTTTTCATTTTATGCCATGAGGCACGGCGCCCGCAAGGTAGTTGGTTATGATCTGGATTCCAGAGTTGTTGCTGGGGCTAAAAAACTAGCCGACCTGTACTGTGTTGATAATGTAGATTTTTGCATTTGTAATTTTACGAAAACAGAACCGGACCGGACTTTTGATATGGGTATGCTTATCGATATCATCGGAAAAGCCGGGATAAGAAACGGTTGGCTTGATTCAATGTTGCGCGGGCTTGAGAAAAGGTCCGAATCCGAAATGCTGCTTACTTTTCGTCCTGTTTATATAGTCGATAGGCATTTGAGTCTGACTATCAAGGAGTTTTTGGAAATATATCCAAAGGCTAAGGTTGAAGATGATGTGTTTTACCTGCTTGATTACGTGATTGAATTCTATGCTGAGAATTGGGAAATGACCTATATTTCCAAAGAGCATCCAGAAAAGAGGTATTACAAAAATACCGTCCACTTTAAGCGCAAATAA
- a CDS encoding energy-coupling factor ABC transporter ATP-binding protein, protein MSSSIFSMHNINFSYPGNDVLNNVDFQLNKGQKIGLTGHNGSGKTTLLHIIMGLLKPQSGQVRFLGREMKSEKDFRELRKGVGLLFQQADDQLFCPTVLEDVAFGPLNLGKSPEEARKIAEYTLCTLGLSGYEDRVSYRLSGGEKKLVSLATVLAMKPQALVLDEPTNDLDPSMRERLIDILNSLDIAMLVVSHDLDFLVRVTEVEYSCNKGKILREASNFKDNHDYGKCKL, encoded by the coding sequence GTGAGTTCTTCCATATTTTCCATGCATAATATCAATTTCTCCTACCCCGGAAATGATGTCCTCAACAACGTTGATTTCCAGCTGAACAAAGGACAAAAGATAGGACTGACCGGACACAACGGTTCAGGCAAAACCACCCTGCTGCACATCATAATGGGTTTGCTGAAACCGCAGTCAGGACAGGTCCGCTTTCTGGGACGTGAAATGAAATCCGAAAAAGATTTCCGGGAACTGCGCAAAGGAGTTGGTTTGCTCTTCCAGCAAGCTGATGACCAGTTATTCTGCCCGACCGTGCTGGAAGACGTGGCCTTCGGACCGCTCAATCTGGGGAAATCACCGGAGGAAGCACGAAAAATAGCAGAATACACCCTCTGCACACTGGGCCTGTCCGGTTACGAAGACCGGGTTTCCTACCGTCTTTCCGGCGGAGAAAAAAAACTGGTATCGCTCGCCACTGTGCTGGCGATGAAACCACAGGCATTAGTGCTGGATGAACCCACCAATGACCTTGATCCGTCCATGCGCGAAAGATTGATCGACATCCTGAATTCGCTGGATATCGCCATGCTGGTGGTTTCCCACGATCTGGATTTTCTGGTAAGGGTCACTGAAGTGGAATATTCCTGCAACAAAGGTAAAATCCTGCGTGAAGCATCAAATTTCAAGGACAATCACGACTACGGGAAGTGCAAGCTCTAA